In one Lepisosteus oculatus isolate fLepOcu1 chromosome 26, fLepOcu1.hap2, whole genome shotgun sequence genomic region, the following are encoded:
- the alkbh4 gene encoding alpha-ketoglutarate-dependent dioxygenase alkB homolog 4 encodes MADEEVLQANCACKGIRSCLICENRNGKLDNRINVQQPRRVFVYEPSSGLAVRAEAPGVQESFPFPGVLLWENFVSEAEEQELVSAMDRDAWRDSQSGRRKQDFGPKVNFKKRRVRLGGFSGLPPCSRELVRRMGRAPLLGGFQPVEQCNLDYSPQRGSAIDPHLDDAWLWGERLVTLNLLSPTVLTMSRERAGAGGVWVLVPLPRRALLALYGEARHQWEHAVRRQDIRDRRVCVTFRELSAEFLSGGEQENLGSQLLDVALSFQGIPV; translated from the exons ATGGCGGACGAAGAAGTGTTACAAGCCAACTGTGCCTGTAAAGGAATCCGCTCCTGTCTGATCTGTGAAAATCGCAATGGGAAACTGGACAACCGGATTAATGTACAGCAG CCGCGCCGGGTCTTCGTGTACGAGCCGTCCTCGGGGCTGGCGGTGAGAGCGGAGGCTCCAGGAGTCCAGGAGTCCTTCCCGTTCCCCGGGGTCCTGCTGTGGGAGAACTTCGTGTCGGAGGCGGAGGAGCAGGAGCTGGTGAGCGCGATGGACCGGGACGCCTGGAGGGACTCGCAGTCCGGCCGCAGGAAACAG GACTTCGGGCCCAAGGTGAACTTCAAGAAGCGGCGGGTGAGACTGGGGGGCTTCAGCGGCCTGCCCCCGTGCAGCCGGGAGCTGGTGCGCAGGATGGGCCGGGCGCCGCTGCTGGGGGGCTTCCAGCCCGTGGAGCAGTGCAACCTGGACTACAGCCCCCAGCGCGGCTCCGCCATCGACCCCCACCTGGACGACGCCTGGCTGTGGGGCGAGCGCCTGGTCACCCTCAACCTGCTGTCCCCCACGGTGCTCACCATGAGCCGGGAgcgggcgggggcggggggcgTGTGGGTGCTGGTGCCCCTGCCCCGCCGGGCCCTGCTGGCGCTGTACGGGGAGGCGCGGCACCAGTGGGAGCACGCGGTCCGCAGGCAGGACATTCGGGACCGCCGGGTCTGCGTGACCTTCCGGGAGCTGTCTGCGGAGTTCCTGTCCGGGGGGGAGCAGGAGAACCTCGGCTCTCAGCTGCTGGACGTAGCCCTCAGCTTTCAGGGGATCCCAGTGTAG
- the lrwd1 gene encoding leucine-rich repeat and WD repeat-containing protein 1 — translation MSKITEKLLLERGSPKCAKLEQVRRLNLSGLDLRSADLPLPLLSRLRSLEKLDLSRNRLQELPAGLQLPRLCSLDCSDNEMEDVLSLQSLTALEELRLEGNLYLTVSDNYKLMFLLPKLRMFNGKDVASSASHLRHVNSANLRKRVEALWESSFRPPEPPTAERLQALEKEFVKAARSQIKYGPSSLSDYTTWRLEGIAKELLQTLAQGDKEEGTEKKQAEPDAVKDNTGAGPRTPAKRKGAASSPSEGALKKQRQADDAPPKASPQKPSRLQTEPGRPKRTMESPGKESVSGSPRKSLRTANCQKPSALSRHPGTPTKAPTNPQPAESEKRTPRKSTNPKKPVCLEPLHVLQCHSKQDSPEDFSTQLWACAFEPSVDSGESGQRTSRTVATCGGESVCLIDCETGRVLKKYKVPGEEFFCLAWSSVPMSRAGGGVRPCGVLAVGGRRGVVKLIHARANCAYGEFRASRRALSALRFCPHRGSFLFTGAYDNRIVLWDIGGVDSDYNFKVSQLLTLDANTIPLHLNMPPSSPERHLLAACDKGLHCFDIQLSKSQLKRSSEFEILFPVYAKEDKENNYRTIDGMAFLSDDVIVSKSHMQGSIYVWSWSKTLASRSGRSRKEARAVLLAELQWSGTDLPYLSLSTCPGEGYVVCGDEKGGLWTYHLEDQLESRAKAGKLLSPTQVLEWPAPVRKDHGPVRGPSVNSVALDPKLRYLVALTDKNMAVIWKRV, via the exons ATGTCGAAGATCACGGAGAAGCTCCTGCTGGAGAGGGGCTCCCCCAAATGCGCCAAGCTGGAGCAGGTCAGGAGGCTGAA CCTTTCCGGGCTGGATCTGCGCAGTGCGGACCTGCCCCTGCCTCTGCTGTCTCGGCTGCGcagcctggagaagctggacCTCTCCAGGAACCGTCTGCAGGAGCTGCCCGCCGGTCTGCAGCTGCCCCGCCTGTGCTCCCTCGACTGCTCCGACAATGAGATGGAGGACGTGCTGTCACTGCAGTCTCTCACTGCCCTGGAAGAGCTGAGGCTGGAGGGAAACCTGTACCTCACT GTCAGCGACAATTACAAACTGATGTTCCTGCTGCCCAAACTGCGCATGTTCAACGGCAAGGACGTCGCTTCCTCGGCCAGTCACCTGCGCCACGTCAACAGCGCGAATCTTCGGAAACGG GTGGAGGCACTGTGGGAGAGCAGCTTCCGGCCGCCGGAGCCTCCCACAGCCGAGAGGCTCCAGGCCCTGGAGAAGGAGTTTGTGAAGGCAGCCCGCTCGCAGATCAAATACGGCCCCAGCTCCCTCAGCGACTACACCACCTGGCGG CTGGAGGGGATTGCTAAAGAGCTGCTGCAGACGCTGGCACAGGGGGACAAGGAGGAGGGAACCGAGAAAAAGCAGGCTGAGCCAGACGCCGTAAAAGACAACACAGGCGCT GGCCCCCGCACCCCTGCGAAGAGGAAGGGTGCTGCCTCCAGTCCCAGCGAGGGGGCCCTCAAAAAACAGCGACAGGCTGATGACGCCCCCCCCAAAGCCAGCCCCCAAAAACCATCCCGCTTGCAGACGGAGCCGGGCCGGCCCAAGAGGACGATGGAGAGTCCCGGGAAAGAGTCGGTTTCGGGAAGTCCACGGAAGAGCCTTCGTACCGCCAACTGCCAAAAACCCTCAGCGCTTTCCCGGCATCCTGGGACCCCTACCAAAGCTCCCACAAACCCCCAGCCAGCGGAGAGCGAGAAGAGGACACCCCGAAAAAGCACGAACCCCAAG AAGCCCGTGTGTCTGGAGCCCCTGCATGTCCTCCAGTGTCACAGCAAGCAGGACAGCCCTGAGGACTTCAGCACCCAGCTGTGGGCCTGTGCCTTTGAGCCCAGTGTGGACAGTGGGG AATCCGGCCAGCGGACGTCCCGCACCGTGGCCACCTGCGGGGGCGAGTCGGTGTGCCTGATCGACTGCGAGACGGGGCGGGTGCTCAAGAAGTACAAAGTCCCGGGAGAG GAGTTCTTCTGCCTGGCGTGGTCCAGTGTGCCCATGTCCCGCGCCGGAGGGGGGGTGCGGCCGTGCGGCGTGTTGGCGgtggggggcaggaggggggtaGTGAAGCTGATCCACGCCCGGGCCAACTGCGCCTACGGGGAGTTCCGGGCCAGCCGCCGGGCCCTGTCCGCCCTGCGGTTCTGCCCCCACCGGGGCAGCTTCCTGTTCA CGGGAGCGTATGACAACAGGATCGTGCTGTGGGACATCGGTGGAGTGGACAGCGACTACAACTTCAAAGTCAG CCAGTTACTGACACTGGACGCCAACACCATTCCCCTCCACCTGAATATGCCCCCCTCCTCACCagagcgccacctgctggctgCCTGCGACAAGGGCCTGCACTGCTTTGACATCCAGCTCAGCAAGAGCCAGCTGAAGAG GTCCAGTGAGTTTGAGATCCTGTTCCCTGTGTATGCAAAGGAAGACAAGGAAAATAATTACCGCACCATTGACGGGATGGCATTCCTCAGCGATGACGTCATAG TCTCCAAGAGTCACATGCAGGGCTCCATCTACGTGTGGAGCTGGAGCAAGACCCTCGCCTCGCGGTCGGGCAGGAGCAGGAAGGAGGCGCGTGCTGTCCTCCTGGCCGAGCTGCAGTGGTCCGGCACTGACCTGCCGTACCTGTCTCTCAGCACCTGCCCAG GTGAGGGGTACGTGGTGTGTGGGGACGAGAAGGGGGGTTTGTGGACGTACCACCTCGAAGACCAACTAGAGAGCAGAGCTAAAGCTGGGAAACTCCTCTCCCCGACTCAG GTGCTGGAGTGGCCGGCCCCTGTCCGGAAGGATCACGGCCCCGTACGGGGGCCCTCGGTTAACAGTGTGGCCCTGGACCCCAAGCTGCGGTACCTGGTGGCCCTGACGGACAAGAACATGGCGGTGATATGGAAGAGGGTCTGA